A part of Saccharomonospora amisosensis genomic DNA contains:
- the atzF gene encoding allophanate hydrolase: MTVVNTEMSGGPRERVRRAYARIEEVDRPEAWILLRPLDDALADAAKVEARLEAGETLPLAGTVFAIKDNIDVAGMPTTAACPAYGYRAERTATAVRRLLDAGAVLLGKTNLDQFATGLVGTRSPHGAVRNAWHEELISGGSSSGSAVVVALDIADFALGTDTAGSGRVPAALNGIVGVKATLGVVPVDGVVPACPSYDCVTAFAPTIAAAATVVRTMAGVSAADPASRAWPSTVRLSAPPVSRIAVPREAELAPLSEQARARFLATVARLRERGAEIAELDVRPLLDVAKLLYDGALVAERYAAFGEFVEQHPTAVDPSVATIALGAKGVDGAALVHDQQRLRRVRGQTRTTLTDFDALLLPTAPTHPSIDAVRADPLGLNSFLGTYTNFVNLLDMAAVAVPAGSADGGLFGVSVIVRDFDDQVALDIASRLVEPELVGDVPVLPTPGVELAVFGAHMSGEPLNPQLVGLGARYVGPCATAPRYRMYALPTSPPKPGVVRVGEGEGVALTGELWLLPPAGLGTFLAELPAPMTLGKVQLGDGSWVVGFGCADIAGEDISHHGGWRSYLAHGRG; encoded by the coding sequence GTGACAGTGGTGAACACCGAGATGTCCGGCGGGCCGCGGGAGCGGGTCAGGCGCGCGTACGCCCGGATCGAGGAGGTGGACCGTCCTGAGGCGTGGATCCTGCTGCGGCCACTCGACGACGCGCTCGCCGACGCCGCGAAGGTCGAGGCGCGGCTCGAGGCGGGGGAGACGCTGCCGCTCGCGGGAACCGTGTTCGCGATCAAGGACAATATCGACGTCGCCGGTATGCCGACCACGGCGGCCTGTCCCGCCTACGGTTACCGCGCCGAGCGCACCGCGACGGCCGTGCGGCGGCTGCTGGACGCCGGTGCCGTGCTGCTCGGCAAGACCAACCTCGACCAGTTCGCCACCGGGTTGGTCGGCACTCGTAGCCCCCACGGTGCGGTGCGCAACGCGTGGCACGAGGAACTGATCTCCGGCGGGTCGAGTTCCGGGTCGGCGGTCGTGGTGGCGCTGGACATCGCCGACTTCGCACTCGGCACCGACACCGCGGGGTCAGGGCGGGTGCCCGCCGCGTTGAACGGCATCGTCGGTGTCAAGGCGACGCTGGGTGTGGTCCCGGTCGACGGGGTGGTTCCCGCGTGCCCCTCGTACGACTGTGTCACCGCCTTCGCCCCGACGATCGCGGCAGCGGCGACGGTGGTCCGGACCATGGCAGGCGTTTCGGCGGCGGACCCGGCGTCGCGGGCATGGCCGAGCACGGTGCGGCTTTCCGCGCCCCCGGTGTCCCGCATCGCCGTCCCGCGGGAAGCGGAACTCGCGCCGCTGTCCGAACAGGCGAGAGCCCGCTTCCTCGCCACGGTGGCGCGGTTGCGTGAGCGTGGCGCCGAAATCGCGGAGCTGGATGTCCGGCCGTTGCTGGATGTGGCGAAGCTGCTCTACGACGGTGCGCTCGTCGCCGAGCGGTACGCCGCGTTCGGCGAGTTCGTCGAGCAGCACCCCACGGCCGTCGATCCGTCCGTAGCCACGATCGCCCTCGGCGCGAAGGGCGTCGACGGCGCCGCGCTGGTGCACGACCAGCAGCGGCTGCGGCGGGTCCGGGGCCAGACCAGGACGACGCTCACCGACTTCGACGCGTTGCTGCTCCCGACCGCGCCAACCCACCCGAGCATCGACGCGGTGCGAGCCGATCCGCTCGGGCTGAACTCGTTCCTGGGTACCTACACCAACTTCGTGAACCTGCTCGACATGGCGGCGGTTGCGGTGCCCGCCGGATCGGCAGACGGTGGGCTGTTCGGAGTCAGCGTGATCGTGCGAGACTTCGACGACCAGGTGGCGCTCGACATCGCGTCGCGACTGGTCGAACCGGAGCTCGTGGGCGACGTTCCCGTACTGCCCACGCCGGGTGTCGAGCTGGCGGTGTTCGGCGCGCACATGTCCGGCGAGCCGTTGAACCCGCAGCTCGTCGGCCTCGGCGCCCGATACGTCGGGCCGTGTGCGACGGCGCCGCGCTACCGCATGTACGCGCTGCCGACGTCGCCACCCAAACCCGGCGTGGTACGGGTCGGTGAGGGCGAAGGTGTCGCGCTCACCGGCGAGTTGTGGCTGCTGCCGCCCGCTGGGCTGGGGACCTTCCTCGCCGAGCTGCCCGCACCGATGACGCTGGGAAAGGTGCAACTGGGCGACGGTAGCTGGGTGGTCGGCTTCGGCTGCGCGGACATCGCAGGCGAGGACATCTCCCACCACGGCGGGTGGCGTTCCTACCTTGCTCATGGACGTGGCTGA
- the uca gene encoding urea carboxylase encodes MFDRILVANRGEIACRVIATARRMGIETVAVYSTADRTSAHVRMADDAVLIGEAEVARSYLDSDAVLRAAVSSGAQAIHPGYGFLSEDSAFARATADAGLTFIGPTPRQLETFGDKAKAREAAARAGVPMLPGSGLLSDVDHALAEAERIGFPVIMKASGGGGGIGMRVVRGPVELRAAFDSVRRLAAEHFGNPAVFCERYVDQARHIEVQVVGDGEGRVVSLGDRDCSLQRRNQKVVEEAPAPALPATVRDRLHRSARALAESMNYASVGTVEFVYDARRERASFLEMNTRLQVEHGVTELVTDVDLVEWMIRIAAGDTAVLDGVPPEGPALTGHAIQARVYAEDPVRDHLPSAGTLSHVRLPDVPGVRVDTWIAEGQDVPPHYDPLLAKVMAHGADREEAISRLAGALARTRITGVHTNLGQLLAACDDPALRSATHTTATLPGVADTSPRIDVIEPGTLTTVQDWPGRLGFWEVGVPPSGPMDDLSFRLGNLALGNPEGAPGLECTLTGPTLRFAGATTVCVTGAEAPVTVDGKQVAQWEPVEVPAGGLLTVGTVTGAGVRAYVLFRGGLDVPRYLGSAATFPQGGIGGYTGRELRAGDTILPGVVRDDAADPRPVPARDRPRLTHDWTLAVLPGPQPAPDYFTVDDMAAIYAATWTVQVHAGRPGVRLSGPRPRWARDNGGEAGLHPSNLHDNAYSVGTVNFTGDTPALLGPDGPSLGGFACPMTVVSGDRWKLGQLRPDDRLRFHPVTEEAADAVRVPRAVNLPAARTDAAADTGVVLSIDQDDGRPAVVYRRAGDDAVLVEYGPMTLDLGLRMRIHALATALHARDERGIIDVTPGVRSLHIHTDPDVLGVRALTGLLAEIEGTLPSVDDMVVPSRELRLPLSWDDPSVAEAIERYTTNVRDDALYNPSNIEFIRRINGLATIEDVRRVVFEASYLVLGLGDVYLGAPAAVPIDPRHRLVTTKYNPARTWTAEGTVGIGGSYLCVYGMESPGGYQLIGRTVPIWSGVRQYGSFQEGVPWLLRFFDRIVWEPVSPEELADIRADLRTGRTTLDIREGTFDYAEYRKLLVGNAESIAVFTREQAEAFEAERRRWAAAGEFDRAGETVGFDAPGGLDIADGEVVVTAPMAASVWRTDVVAGSRVTSGEPLVTLEAMKLEMPVTAPVSGTVRQVLVAPGDQVAGGAPLLVVAEADEERVA; translated from the coding sequence ATGTTCGATCGAATCCTTGTCGCCAACCGGGGCGAGATCGCCTGCCGGGTCATCGCCACCGCCAGGCGGATGGGCATCGAGACCGTGGCGGTGTACTCCACGGCGGATCGCACGTCGGCGCACGTCAGGATGGCCGACGACGCCGTGCTGATCGGAGAGGCCGAAGTGGCGCGAAGCTACCTCGACTCCGATGCCGTGTTGCGGGCGGCCGTTTCGAGTGGTGCGCAGGCGATCCATCCTGGTTACGGCTTTCTCTCCGAGGATTCCGCCTTCGCGCGAGCCACCGCCGATGCGGGTCTGACGTTCATCGGGCCTACACCGCGTCAGCTGGAGACCTTCGGCGACAAGGCGAAGGCCAGGGAGGCCGCCGCGCGTGCGGGTGTGCCCATGTTGCCGGGATCAGGGTTACTGTCTGATGTGGACCACGCACTGGCCGAGGCGGAGCGGATCGGCTTCCCCGTGATCATGAAGGCCTCCGGTGGCGGCGGCGGGATCGGCATGCGGGTCGTTCGCGGTCCCGTCGAGTTGCGTGCGGCGTTCGACTCCGTGCGGCGACTGGCAGCTGAGCACTTCGGCAACCCGGCCGTGTTCTGCGAACGCTACGTAGATCAGGCCCGCCACATCGAGGTGCAGGTGGTTGGCGACGGCGAGGGCCGCGTCGTCAGCCTCGGTGACCGCGACTGCTCGCTGCAACGGCGCAACCAGAAAGTCGTGGAGGAGGCACCCGCCCCCGCACTCCCGGCCACGGTCCGCGATCGGTTGCATCGCAGCGCGCGGGCGCTGGCCGAGTCCATGAACTACGCCTCGGTGGGGACCGTCGAGTTCGTCTACGACGCGCGCCGGGAGCGGGCCTCGTTCCTGGAGATGAACACCCGGTTGCAGGTGGAGCACGGCGTCACCGAACTCGTCACAGACGTGGACCTCGTCGAGTGGATGATCCGTATCGCGGCGGGTGACACCGCGGTGCTGGACGGCGTGCCACCCGAGGGACCCGCCTTAACCGGTCATGCCATCCAGGCACGGGTATACGCCGAGGACCCGGTGCGCGACCACCTACCCAGCGCGGGCACGCTCAGCCATGTTCGGCTGCCCGACGTTCCCGGTGTGCGGGTCGACACCTGGATCGCCGAGGGGCAGGACGTCCCCCCGCACTACGATCCGTTGCTGGCCAAGGTGATGGCGCACGGTGCCGACCGCGAGGAGGCGATCAGCCGCCTGGCAGGCGCGCTCGCCCGAACCCGCATCACCGGCGTACACACCAACCTCGGACAGTTGCTGGCGGCATGTGACGACCCGGCGTTGCGGTCGGCCACCCACACCACGGCGACCCTGCCAGGGGTCGCGGATACTTCCCCGCGCATCGACGTGATCGAGCCCGGAACGCTGACCACGGTGCAGGACTGGCCGGGTCGGCTCGGGTTCTGGGAGGTTGGCGTGCCGCCGTCCGGCCCGATGGACGACCTGTCGTTTCGGCTGGGCAACCTGGCGCTCGGCAACCCGGAGGGCGCCCCCGGGTTGGAGTGCACCCTGACCGGCCCGACGCTGCGGTTCGCCGGGGCGACAACCGTGTGCGTGACGGGTGCCGAAGCACCGGTCACCGTGGACGGCAAGCAGGTGGCGCAGTGGGAGCCGGTCGAGGTTCCCGCAGGTGGCCTGCTCACGGTGGGCACGGTGACCGGGGCCGGGGTGCGCGCCTACGTGCTGTTCCGTGGTGGACTGGACGTACCCCGGTACCTCGGCAGCGCGGCCACCTTCCCGCAGGGCGGCATCGGCGGCTACACCGGCCGCGAACTACGCGCCGGCGACACGATACTGCCGGGTGTGGTGCGCGACGACGCAGCGGACCCGAGGCCGGTGCCGGCGCGGGACCGGCCCCGGCTGACGCACGACTGGACGCTGGCGGTGCTGCCGGGGCCACAACCCGCGCCGGACTACTTCACTGTCGACGACATGGCTGCGATCTACGCGGCCACCTGGACGGTGCAGGTGCACGCGGGTCGTCCAGGTGTGCGGCTGTCCGGGCCGCGCCCGAGGTGGGCACGCGACAACGGCGGTGAGGCGGGGCTGCACCCCTCGAACCTGCACGACAATGCCTACTCGGTCGGCACGGTGAACTTCACCGGCGACACCCCGGCGCTGCTGGGGCCGGACGGTCCCAGCCTCGGCGGCTTCGCCTGCCCGATGACCGTGGTGAGCGGAGACAGGTGGAAGCTCGGTCAGCTGCGTCCTGACGATCGGCTGCGATTCCACCCCGTGACGGAGGAAGCCGCCGATGCCGTACGCGTCCCGCGCGCGGTGAACCTCCCTGCCGCGCGCACCGACGCGGCCGCCGACACCGGGGTAGTGCTGAGCATCGACCAGGACGACGGCAGGCCCGCGGTGGTTTACCGGCGGGCGGGCGACGACGCGGTGCTCGTCGAGTACGGCCCGATGACGCTCGACCTCGGCCTGCGGATGCGTATCCACGCGCTCGCGACCGCGCTGCACGCCCGCGACGAGCGGGGAATCATCGACGTCACACCAGGCGTGCGTTCGCTGCACATCCACACCGACCCGGACGTGCTGGGCGTGCGAGCGCTCACGGGACTGCTCGCCGAGATCGAGGGCACCCTGCCCTCGGTGGACGACATGGTCGTGCCCAGTCGCGAACTGCGCCTGCCGCTTTCCTGGGACGACCCGTCGGTGGCGGAGGCGATCGAGCGCTACACGACGAACGTGCGCGACGACGCGCTCTACAACCCGTCCAACATCGAGTTCATCCGGCGAATCAACGGGCTTGCCACGATCGAGGACGTGCGCCGGGTCGTCTTCGAGGCCTCCTACCTTGTACTCGGGCTCGGCGACGTTTACCTGGGTGCGCCCGCCGCGGTGCCGATCGACCCCAGGCACCGGCTGGTCACCACCAAGTACAACCCGGCGCGGACCTGGACCGCGGAGGGCACCGTCGGCATCGGTGGTTCGTACCTGTGCGTCTACGGGATGGAAAGCCCCGGCGGCTACCAGCTCATCGGCCGCACCGTGCCGATCTGGTCGGGCGTGCGGCAGTACGGCTCGTTCCAGGAAGGAGTGCCGTGGCTGCTCCGGTTCTTCGATCGCATCGTCTGGGAGCCGGTCAGTCCGGAAGAACTGGCCGATATCCGTGCCGACCTGCGCACCGGCCGCACCACCCTGGACATCAGGGAGGGCACCTTCGACTACGCGGAATACCGCAAGTTGCTGGTCGGCAACGCCGAATCGATCGCCGTGTTCACCCGCGAACAGGCCGAGGCATTCGAGGCCGAACGAAGGAGGTGGGCGGCGGCAGGTGAGTTCGATCGGGCGGGCGAGACCGTCGGTTTCGACGCGCCCGGCGGCCTCGACATCGCCGACGGCGAGGTCGTCGTGACGGCGCCGATGGCGGCGAGCGTGTGGCGGACGGACGTCGTGGCCGGAAGCCGGGTCACCTCCGGGGAACCGCTGGTAACTCTTGAGGCAATGAAACTGGAGATGCCGGTGACGGCTCCGGTGAGCGGCACCGTTCGCCAGGTACTGGTTGCTCCGGGAGACCAGGTCGCGGGTGGTGCGCCGCTGCTGGTGGTAGCGGAGGCTGACGAGGAACGGGTGGCGTGA
- a CDS encoding GntR family transcriptional regulator: MAVKQPHPDRARPVGERVYRALRADLMSGAFPPSDRLGEGKLAARYEASRTPIREALARLVADGLVERGESGLYPYRPKFSDLNDLYELRFTLELRGFERLAPAQARHDPDLLGPELDHWHALQRNPPLPDAGFVDRDEQFHVTLLAASGNMAFVEALHAVNARIRPVRMYDYLTPDRMAATITEHITILELALDRRLEEAQAALRGHIDASRAVVVARAEQAISMARMASALQP, translated from the coding sequence ATGGCAGTGAAGCAACCGCACCCCGACCGCGCGCGGCCGGTGGGTGAGCGCGTTTACCGAGCCCTGCGAGCCGACCTGATGAGCGGTGCGTTCCCGCCGTCGGATCGGCTCGGCGAGGGCAAGCTCGCGGCCCGCTACGAGGCGTCTCGCACCCCGATCCGTGAGGCGCTCGCCCGGCTGGTCGCCGACGGCTTGGTGGAGCGCGGCGAGAGCGGGCTCTACCCGTACCGGCCGAAGTTCAGTGACCTCAACGACCTGTACGAACTCAGGTTCACCCTCGAACTACGCGGCTTCGAACGGTTGGCCCCGGCGCAGGCACGCCACGACCCGGACCTGCTCGGACCCGAACTCGACCACTGGCACGCACTACAGCGGAACCCGCCGCTACCGGACGCCGGATTCGTCGACAGGGACGAGCAGTTCCACGTCACCCTGCTGGCGGCGTCCGGCAACATGGCCTTCGTCGAGGCGCTGCACGCGGTGAACGCGCGCATCCGGCCGGTTCGCATGTACGACTACCTCACGCCGGACCGCATGGCCGCCACCATCACCGAACACATCACCATCCTCGAACTCGCGCTCGACCGGCGGCTCGAGGAGGCGCAGGCCGCGCTGCGCGGCCATATCGACGCATCGCGCGCCGTCGTCGTCGCCAGAGCCGAGCAGGCGATCTCCATGGCACGCATGGCGTCGGCTCTTCAGCCGTGA
- the urtE gene encoding urea ABC transporter ATP-binding subunit UrtE encodes MLELINVHTGYGRTEVVRDVSIAVPADAVVAVMGHNGAGKTTLLRAAVGLLNVTRGRVVFDGEDLTRMRPAARVARGLGYVPQGQQCFGQLTTMENLRVVADGRRRGRELIAESLDLFPALTGLLDRRAGLLSGGQRQQLAIARALLTEPRMLILDEPTEGIQPTVVSEIEQTVTDLTRRGGLGVLMVEQHIGFALRAASRYYVLESGRIADTGEGGLGAERAAREAMAI; translated from the coding sequence ATGCTTGAACTGATCAACGTCCACACCGGATACGGGCGCACCGAAGTGGTTCGTGACGTCAGCATCGCGGTCCCCGCCGATGCAGTGGTCGCAGTGATGGGCCACAACGGGGCTGGCAAGACCACGCTGCTGCGCGCGGCGGTCGGTCTGCTGAACGTCACAAGGGGCCGGGTGGTGTTCGACGGCGAGGATCTCACCCGGATGCGCCCGGCCGCCCGGGTAGCGCGGGGACTGGGCTACGTGCCGCAGGGCCAGCAGTGTTTCGGCCAGCTCACCACCATGGAGAACCTGCGTGTCGTCGCGGACGGGCGCCGCCGCGGCAGGGAGCTGATCGCGGAGTCACTCGACCTGTTTCCAGCGCTGACCGGGCTGCTCGACCGCAGGGCAGGTCTGCTTTCGGGCGGGCAGCGGCAGCAGCTGGCGATCGCTCGCGCGCTGCTGACCGAGCCCAGGATGCTGATCCTGGACGAGCCCACCGAAGGCATCCAGCCAACGGTGGTGTCCGAGATCGAGCAGACCGTCACCGATCTCACCCGGCGAGGCGGCCTTGGCGTGCTCATGGTCGAGCAGCACATCGGGTTCGCGCTACGCGCCGCCTCCCGCTACTACGTGCTCGAGTCCGGCCGGATCGCGGATACCGGAGAAGGCGGCCTCGGTGCGGAACGCGCGGCGCGCGAGGCGATGGCGATCTGA
- the urtD gene encoding urea ABC transporter ATP-binding protein UrtD, translated as MTTTDGHEPPVAGSARRTDQPVFGGNRGMGTEYLEITDLTVTFDGFTAVDRVNLTLLQGDLRFLIGPNGAGKTTLVDAVTGLVPATGSVRKSGTELIGKKAQQIARLGVGRTFQTATVFERLSVLQNLDIAAGAHRSPLKLLRRRRTVEPPVAQALETVGLAELAHRQAGTLAHGQKQWLEIGMLLVQNADVLLLDEPVAGMSHDERATTGELLRRIGADRTVVVVEHDMDFMRDFATSVTVLHGGKVLAEGTVAQVQADPRVQEVYLGTPGMAGAADA; from the coding sequence ATGACAACCACTGACGGTCACGAACCACCGGTGGCGGGAAGTGCCCGCAGGACAGACCAACCCGTTTTCGGCGGCAACCGGGGAATGGGCACCGAATACCTCGAAATCACCGACCTGACGGTGACCTTCGACGGGTTCACCGCCGTCGACAGGGTCAACCTGACCCTGCTACAGGGTGATCTGCGATTCCTGATCGGACCCAACGGCGCCGGGAAAACCACTCTTGTCGACGCGGTGACCGGGCTGGTACCAGCCACCGGCTCGGTGCGGAAGTCCGGTACCGAACTGATCGGCAAGAAGGCGCAGCAGATCGCCAGGCTCGGCGTCGGCCGCACCTTCCAGACGGCGACGGTGTTCGAACGGCTCAGTGTGCTGCAGAACCTTGACATCGCCGCGGGCGCCCACCGGTCACCGCTGAAGCTGCTGCGGCGCCGCCGCACGGTGGAACCGCCAGTGGCGCAGGCACTGGAGACCGTCGGGCTCGCCGAACTGGCCCACCGGCAGGCGGGGACTCTGGCGCACGGCCAGAAGCAGTGGCTGGAGATCGGCATGCTGCTGGTGCAAAACGCCGACGTGCTGCTGCTTGACGAACCGGTCGCGGGCATGAGCCACGACGAACGCGCTACCACGGGCGAGCTGTTGCGGCGGATCGGTGCCGATCGCACCGTGGTCGTTGTCGAGCACGACATGGACTTCATGCGCGACTTCGCCACGTCGGTGACCGTGCTGCACGGGGGCAAGGTGCTGGCCGAGGGCACCGTCGCGCAGGTGCAGGCCGACCCCCGCGTGCAGGAGGTCTACCTCGGTACCCCCGGAATGGCAGGAGCGGCCGATGCTTGA
- the urtC gene encoding urea ABC transporter permease subunit UrtC has protein sequence MTTFRSAVTTAHAWGSPSRWRALAGFALAAAMLFGLAPAVLSEFRLNLLAKFLCYAIVAVGIGLAWGRGGMLTLGQGVFFGLGAYLMAMHLKLADAELRDGPGSVPVFLQIAGFTEVPGWWAPLASPVVTLLAILVLPALVAVLLGLVIFKRRVKGAYFAILSQALAAAFAILLVGQQSVGGSNGLSSFHSFFGFALNDPVNMRMLFFIAAGTLLAVVLFAWQLTRSRYGELLVAVRDQEERVRFLGYDPANIKVAAYAVAAAFAGIAGALFVPVVGIVSPADVGVLPSIAFLIGVAIGGRETLLGPVIGAIAVAWAQTTLSEQFPSMWTYAQGLLFIAVVGFLPGGLASIVAVLKRRSGTVTKPGVRHATAPEEATA, from the coding sequence GTGACCACCTTCCGCTCGGCGGTCACCACCGCCCACGCTTGGGGTAGCCCGTCGCGATGGCGTGCACTGGCGGGATTCGCGCTGGCCGCCGCGATGCTGTTCGGGCTGGCACCCGCGGTGCTCAGCGAGTTTCGGTTGAACCTGCTCGCCAAGTTCCTCTGCTACGCCATCGTGGCGGTCGGCATCGGGCTGGCCTGGGGTCGCGGCGGGATGCTGACCCTGGGCCAGGGCGTCTTCTTCGGACTCGGCGCCTACCTGATGGCGATGCACCTGAAGCTCGCCGATGCCGAACTGCGCGACGGGCCCGGCAGCGTTCCGGTGTTCCTACAGATCGCCGGGTTCACTGAGGTTCCCGGTTGGTGGGCGCCGCTGGCGTCACCCGTGGTGACACTGCTCGCCATCCTGGTGTTGCCCGCGTTGGTCGCGGTGTTGCTCGGGCTCGTCATCTTCAAGCGTCGCGTCAAGGGAGCGTACTTCGCGATCCTGAGCCAGGCGCTCGCCGCCGCGTTCGCGATCCTGCTCGTCGGGCAGCAGAGCGTCGGCGGCAGCAACGGCCTGAGCAGCTTCCATTCCTTCTTCGGGTTCGCGCTCAACGACCCGGTCAACATGCGGATGTTGTTCTTCATCGCCGCAGGCACGCTGCTGGCCGTGGTGCTCTTCGCGTGGCAGTTGACGCGAAGCCGTTACGGGGAACTGCTTGTGGCGGTGCGCGACCAGGAGGAGCGTGTGCGGTTCCTCGGCTACGACCCGGCCAACATCAAGGTGGCCGCCTACGCGGTCGCCGCCGCGTTCGCGGGGATCGCGGGTGCGCTGTTCGTGCCCGTCGTCGGGATCGTCTCACCCGCCGACGTCGGCGTCCTTCCCTCCATCGCGTTCCTGATCGGCGTCGCGATCGGCGGCAGGGAGACGTTGCTGGGACCGGTGATCGGTGCGATCGCGGTGGCGTGGGCACAGACGACCCTTTCCGAGCAGTTCCCTTCGATGTGGACCTACGCCCAGGGCCTGCTGTTCATCGCGGTTGTCGGGTTCCTTCCCGGCGGGCTGGCTTCGATCGTCGCCGTGCTGAAGCGACGAAGCGGGACGGTGACGAAACCGGGGGTGCGGCATGCGACGGCACCGGAGGAGGCAACGGCATGA
- the urtB gene encoding urea ABC transporter permease subunit UrtB — MDVVIGQLLTGMSTGSILLLAALGLSLVFGQMGVINMAHGEFIMAGSYTAFVTQQVLGTAGVSLPVALVTGFAVGGLLGVALEATLIRRLYHRPLDTLLVTFGVGMVLQQLARDVFGAPAVNVTAPQWLVGGVELFGTVVPKTRVFILVLATLCVLALTAVLRYTAMGRRIRAVVGNRDLAETAGISSRRTDLTTFFIGSGLAGVAGVALTLIGSTSPTTGQSYVIDAFLVVVAGGLGQLKGAVIAAFALGSLQSFFEYSTTASLAKVGVFLVIVIFLQLRPQGLFSLKTRSLA; from the coding sequence ATGGACGTCGTCATCGGACAGTTGCTCACCGGTATGAGCACCGGCTCGATCCTGCTGCTCGCCGCGCTGGGACTGTCGCTGGTGTTCGGCCAGATGGGCGTGATCAACATGGCTCACGGCGAGTTCATCATGGCGGGCTCCTACACGGCGTTCGTCACGCAGCAGGTGCTGGGCACCGCGGGCGTGTCACTCCCGGTCGCGCTCGTGACCGGATTCGCCGTCGGCGGCCTGCTGGGGGTGGCTCTGGAGGCCACCCTCATCAGGCGGCTTTACCACCGGCCGCTGGACACCCTGCTGGTGACCTTCGGTGTCGGAATGGTGCTGCAGCAACTCGCCCGTGACGTCTTCGGTGCGCCCGCGGTGAACGTGACGGCACCACAGTGGCTCGTCGGTGGCGTCGAGCTGTTCGGGACCGTGGTGCCGAAGACCAGGGTGTTCATCCTGGTGCTCGCCACGTTGTGCGTGCTGGCCCTCACCGCCGTGCTGCGCTACACAGCCATGGGGCGACGGATCCGCGCCGTCGTGGGCAACCGCGACCTGGCCGAGACCGCGGGCATCTCGAGCAGGCGCACCGACCTCACCACGTTCTTCATCGGCTCCGGGCTGGCGGGGGTGGCCGGTGTCGCGCTGACTCTCATCGGCTCCACCAGCCCGACCACCGGCCAAAGCTACGTGATCGATGCGTTCCTCGTGGTGGTCGCGGGCGGGCTCGGACAGCTAAAGGGCGCCGTTATCGCGGCGTTCGCGCTCGGCAGCCTGCAGTCCTTCTTCGAGTACTCGACAACGGCGAGCCTGGCCAAGGTCGGTGTGTTCCTGGTGATCGTCATCTTCCTACAGCTTCGACCGCAAGGACTGTTCAGCCTCAAGACAAGGAGCCTTGCGTGA
- the urtA gene encoding urea ABC transporter substrate-binding protein, with the protein MKLSSAVRTAAAAIALSLVLASCGSRAGDPSAAGATSCVDTSGDEIKVGSLNSLSGTMAISEVTVRDSIKLAVKEINADGGVLGMRLRIVAEDGASEPTVFAEKAGKLIRDDCVAAVFGGWTSASRKAMLPVFEDNNALLYYPVQYEGLESSENIFYSGATTNQQIVPALDYLRERGVKSLFLLGSDYVFPRTANEVIKAYAKANGIEIKGEEYTPLGSTDFSTIGNKIRKADADAVFNTLNGDSNVAFFREYSNVGLSAKDMPVMSVSIAEEEIGGIGVKNIEGQLVSWNYYQTLDSADNSAFVAAFKEEYGAKRVTSDAMEAAYTSVYLWKASAEKAKSFDVDDVRKAAAGVSFDAPEGTVTIDGENNHISKTARIGEIRSDGLIYTVWESDGPIKPDPYLKSYDWAEGLAR; encoded by the coding sequence ATGAAGTTGTCCTCAGCAGTACGAACGGCCGCGGCGGCGATAGCGCTCAGCCTCGTCCTCGCATCGTGCGGTAGCCGCGCGGGCGATCCGTCGGCGGCGGGTGCCACCAGTTGCGTGGACACTTCGGGCGACGAGATCAAGGTCGGCTCGCTGAACTCGCTCTCCGGCACGATGGCGATCAGCGAGGTGACCGTCCGGGACTCGATCAAACTAGCGGTCAAGGAGATCAACGCCGACGGCGGTGTGCTCGGCATGCGGCTCAGGATCGTCGCGGAGGACGGGGCCTCCGAGCCGACCGTGTTCGCGGAGAAGGCCGGGAAGCTGATCCGCGACGACTGCGTCGCGGCCGTCTTCGGCGGCTGGACCTCGGCCAGCAGGAAGGCGATGCTTCCGGTGTTCGAGGACAACAACGCGCTGCTGTACTACCCCGTGCAGTACGAAGGGCTCGAGTCGTCGGAGAACATCTTCTACTCCGGCGCCACCACCAACCAGCAGATCGTTCCCGCGCTCGACTACCTGCGAGAGCGGGGCGTCAAGTCGTTGTTCCTCCTCGGCAGCGACTACGTGTTCCCGCGCACCGCGAACGAGGTCATCAAGGCCTACGCGAAGGCGAACGGTATCGAGATCAAGGGCGAGGAGTACACCCCGCTGGGCTCCACCGACTTCTCGACGATCGGCAACAAGATCCGCAAGGCCGACGCGGACGCGGTGTTCAACACCCTCAACGGCGACTCCAATGTGGCGTTCTTCCGCGAGTACAGCAACGTCGGCCTGTCCGCGAAGGACATGCCGGTGATGTCGGTGTCCATCGCAGAGGAGGAGATCGGCGGCATCGGCGTCAAGAACATCGAGGGCCAGCTGGTGTCGTGGAACTACTACCAGACACTCGATTCCGCCGACAACTCGGCATTCGTGGCGGCGTTCAAGGAGGAGTACGGCGCCAAGCGAGTCACCTCCGACGCCATGGAGGCCGCCTACACCTCCGTGTACCTGTGGAAGGCCAGTGCGGAGAAGGCGAAGTCATTCGATGTGGACGATGTCAGGAAGGCGGCGGCGGGCGTGAGCTTCGACGCGCCCGAGGGAACCGTGACGATCGACGGCGAGAACAACCACATCAGCAAGACGGCACGGATCGGTGAGATCCGCTCCGACGGCCTCATCTACACGGTGTGGGAGTCCGACGGCCCCATCAAGCCCGACCCGTACCTGAAGTCCTACGACTGGGCCGAGGGCTTGGCCCGGTAG